In Carcharodon carcharias isolate sCarCar2 chromosome 3, sCarCar2.pri, whole genome shotgun sequence, a single window of DNA contains:
- the fbxl7 gene encoding F-box/LRR-repeat protein 7 isoform X2 gives MQKKWLRRRELDSDLSMRTLSTPSPALICPQNVQSFQNGQGSSTSSSSVTGETIAMIHSQPLFLIPQCAIRPASRLQKEQAPIDRLPDQTLIQMFSHLPTNQLCRCARVCRRWYNLCWDPRLWRTIRLTGETMNVDRALRVLTRRLCQDTPNVCLMLETVIVQSCRRLTDRGLYTIAQCCPELRQLEVPGCYNISNEALYDVVSRCPNLEYLDVSGCSKITCISLTREASIKLSPLHGKQISIRYLNMTDCFVLEDEGLHTIAAHCTQLTHLYLRRCIRVTDEGLRYLMLYCTTIKELSVSDCRAVSDFGMREVAKLEAHLKYLSIAHCGRITDVGIRYVAKYCSKLRYLNARGCEGITDHGIEYLAKNCTKLKSLDIGKCPLVSDAGMEFLALNCYNLKRLSLKSCESITGRGLKIVAANCFELQMLNVQDCDISVEALRFVKRHCKRCIIEHTNPAFF, from the exons ATTCAGACTTGAGTATGCGGACATTGAGCACACCAAGCCCTGCACTGATCTGTCCTCAGAATGTGCAATCTTTTCAAAATGGCCAAGGATCCTCCACTTCATCCTCTTCAGTCACAGGGGAGACTATTGCTATGATCCACTCCCAGCCGCTGTTCCTTATACCCCAGTGTGCCATCAGGCCAGCGTCAAGGCTGCAGAAAGAACAGGCTCCCATTGACAGGCTACCAGACCAAACCTTGATCCAGATGTTTTCACACCTCCCCACCAACCAGCTATGCCGATGCGCACGTGTCTGCCGGCGCTGGTACAACCTGTGCTGGGATCCACGATTGTGGAGGACTATTCGTCTGACAGGTGAAACAATGAATGTGGACAGAGCTCTGCGGGTACTCACCCGAAGATTGTGTCAGGATACACCTAATGTATGCCTCATGTTGGAAACAGTCATCGTTCAAAGCTGCAGGCGGCTTACAGATAGGGGCCTCTACACCATTGCTCAGTGCTGCCCAGAGCTACGGCAGCTAGAAGTGCCAGGCTGTTACAATATCTCTAATGAAGCACTCTATGATGTTGTTTCCCGGTGTCCCAACCTGGAGTACCTGGATGTTTCAG GTTGTTCCAAGATAACCTGCATTAGTCTGACAAGGGAAGCttccatcaaactctctccaCTTCACGGAAAACAAATCTCCATACGCTACCTGAATATGACAGATTGTTTTGTACTTGAAGACGAGGGTTTGCATACGATAGCAGCTCACTGCACCCAGCTGACCCACCTCTACCTACGCAGGTGTATACGTGTCACAGACGAGGGCCTCCGCTACCTGATGCTTTATTGCACAACAATCAAAGAACTGAGTGTTAGTGACTGCCGTGCAGTGAGTGATTTTGGGATGAGAGAGGTGGCAAAATTGGAAGCACACCTGAAGTATCTCAGCATTGCTCACTGTGGCCGGATCACAGACGTGGGTATCCGCTATGTTGCCAAGTATTGCAGCAAACTGCGTTATTTGAATGCACGGGGTTGCGAAGGAATAACCGATCATGGGATTGAGTACCTTGCCAAAAATTGCACAAAACTGAAATCCCTAGATATTGGGAAGTGTCCATTAGTTTCGGATGCAGGCATGGAGTTTTTAGCATTGAACTGTTACAACCTGAAGCGACTTAGTCTTAAGTCGTGCGAGAGCATCACTGGCCGTGGTTTAAAGATTGTCGCCGCCAACTGCTTTGAGCTTCAGATGTTGAACGTACAGGACTGTGACatctctgttgaggcattgcGGTTTGTCAAACGCCATTGCAAAAGATGTATTATAGAACACACCAATCCAGCCTTCTTCTGA
- the fbxl7 gene encoding F-box/LRR-repeat protein 7 isoform X1, protein MGANNGKQCGSEGKGSSSISSDVSSSTDHTPTKARRNAATSEDSDLSMRTLSTPSPALICPQNVQSFQNGQGSSTSSSSVTGETIAMIHSQPLFLIPQCAIRPASRLQKEQAPIDRLPDQTLIQMFSHLPTNQLCRCARVCRRWYNLCWDPRLWRTIRLTGETMNVDRALRVLTRRLCQDTPNVCLMLETVIVQSCRRLTDRGLYTIAQCCPELRQLEVPGCYNISNEALYDVVSRCPNLEYLDVSGCSKITCISLTREASIKLSPLHGKQISIRYLNMTDCFVLEDEGLHTIAAHCTQLTHLYLRRCIRVTDEGLRYLMLYCTTIKELSVSDCRAVSDFGMREVAKLEAHLKYLSIAHCGRITDVGIRYVAKYCSKLRYLNARGCEGITDHGIEYLAKNCTKLKSLDIGKCPLVSDAGMEFLALNCYNLKRLSLKSCESITGRGLKIVAANCFELQMLNVQDCDISVEALRFVKRHCKRCIIEHTNPAFF, encoded by the exons ATTCAGACTTGAGTATGCGGACATTGAGCACACCAAGCCCTGCACTGATCTGTCCTCAGAATGTGCAATCTTTTCAAAATGGCCAAGGATCCTCCACTTCATCCTCTTCAGTCACAGGGGAGACTATTGCTATGATCCACTCCCAGCCGCTGTTCCTTATACCCCAGTGTGCCATCAGGCCAGCGTCAAGGCTGCAGAAAGAACAGGCTCCCATTGACAGGCTACCAGACCAAACCTTGATCCAGATGTTTTCACACCTCCCCACCAACCAGCTATGCCGATGCGCACGTGTCTGCCGGCGCTGGTACAACCTGTGCTGGGATCCACGATTGTGGAGGACTATTCGTCTGACAGGTGAAACAATGAATGTGGACAGAGCTCTGCGGGTACTCACCCGAAGATTGTGTCAGGATACACCTAATGTATGCCTCATGTTGGAAACAGTCATCGTTCAAAGCTGCAGGCGGCTTACAGATAGGGGCCTCTACACCATTGCTCAGTGCTGCCCAGAGCTACGGCAGCTAGAAGTGCCAGGCTGTTACAATATCTCTAATGAAGCACTCTATGATGTTGTTTCCCGGTGTCCCAACCTGGAGTACCTGGATGTTTCAG GTTGTTCCAAGATAACCTGCATTAGTCTGACAAGGGAAGCttccatcaaactctctccaCTTCACGGAAAACAAATCTCCATACGCTACCTGAATATGACAGATTGTTTTGTACTTGAAGACGAGGGTTTGCATACGATAGCAGCTCACTGCACCCAGCTGACCCACCTCTACCTACGCAGGTGTATACGTGTCACAGACGAGGGCCTCCGCTACCTGATGCTTTATTGCACAACAATCAAAGAACTGAGTGTTAGTGACTGCCGTGCAGTGAGTGATTTTGGGATGAGAGAGGTGGCAAAATTGGAAGCACACCTGAAGTATCTCAGCATTGCTCACTGTGGCCGGATCACAGACGTGGGTATCCGCTATGTTGCCAAGTATTGCAGCAAACTGCGTTATTTGAATGCACGGGGTTGCGAAGGAATAACCGATCATGGGATTGAGTACCTTGCCAAAAATTGCACAAAACTGAAATCCCTAGATATTGGGAAGTGTCCATTAGTTTCGGATGCAGGCATGGAGTTTTTAGCATTGAACTGTTACAACCTGAAGCGACTTAGTCTTAAGTCGTGCGAGAGCATCACTGGCCGTGGTTTAAAGATTGTCGCCGCCAACTGCTTTGAGCTTCAGATGTTGAACGTACAGGACTGTGACatctctgttgaggcattgcGGTTTGTCAAACGCCATTGCAAAAGATGTATTATAGAACACACCAATCCAGCCTTCTTCTGA
- the fbxl7 gene encoding F-box/LRR-repeat protein 7 isoform X3, translating into MRTLSTPSPALICPQNVQSFQNGQGSSTSSSSVTGETIAMIHSQPLFLIPQCAIRPASRLQKEQAPIDRLPDQTLIQMFSHLPTNQLCRCARVCRRWYNLCWDPRLWRTIRLTGETMNVDRALRVLTRRLCQDTPNVCLMLETVIVQSCRRLTDRGLYTIAQCCPELRQLEVPGCYNISNEALYDVVSRCPNLEYLDVSGCSKITCISLTREASIKLSPLHGKQISIRYLNMTDCFVLEDEGLHTIAAHCTQLTHLYLRRCIRVTDEGLRYLMLYCTTIKELSVSDCRAVSDFGMREVAKLEAHLKYLSIAHCGRITDVGIRYVAKYCSKLRYLNARGCEGITDHGIEYLAKNCTKLKSLDIGKCPLVSDAGMEFLALNCYNLKRLSLKSCESITGRGLKIVAANCFELQMLNVQDCDISVEALRFVKRHCKRCIIEHTNPAFF; encoded by the exons ATGCGGACATTGAGCACACCAAGCCCTGCACTGATCTGTCCTCAGAATGTGCAATCTTTTCAAAATGGCCAAGGATCCTCCACTTCATCCTCTTCAGTCACAGGGGAGACTATTGCTATGATCCACTCCCAGCCGCTGTTCCTTATACCCCAGTGTGCCATCAGGCCAGCGTCAAGGCTGCAGAAAGAACAGGCTCCCATTGACAGGCTACCAGACCAAACCTTGATCCAGATGTTTTCACACCTCCCCACCAACCAGCTATGCCGATGCGCACGTGTCTGCCGGCGCTGGTACAACCTGTGCTGGGATCCACGATTGTGGAGGACTATTCGTCTGACAGGTGAAACAATGAATGTGGACAGAGCTCTGCGGGTACTCACCCGAAGATTGTGTCAGGATACACCTAATGTATGCCTCATGTTGGAAACAGTCATCGTTCAAAGCTGCAGGCGGCTTACAGATAGGGGCCTCTACACCATTGCTCAGTGCTGCCCAGAGCTACGGCAGCTAGAAGTGCCAGGCTGTTACAATATCTCTAATGAAGCACTCTATGATGTTGTTTCCCGGTGTCCCAACCTGGAGTACCTGGATGTTTCAG GTTGTTCCAAGATAACCTGCATTAGTCTGACAAGGGAAGCttccatcaaactctctccaCTTCACGGAAAACAAATCTCCATACGCTACCTGAATATGACAGATTGTTTTGTACTTGAAGACGAGGGTTTGCATACGATAGCAGCTCACTGCACCCAGCTGACCCACCTCTACCTACGCAGGTGTATACGTGTCACAGACGAGGGCCTCCGCTACCTGATGCTTTATTGCACAACAATCAAAGAACTGAGTGTTAGTGACTGCCGTGCAGTGAGTGATTTTGGGATGAGAGAGGTGGCAAAATTGGAAGCACACCTGAAGTATCTCAGCATTGCTCACTGTGGCCGGATCACAGACGTGGGTATCCGCTATGTTGCCAAGTATTGCAGCAAACTGCGTTATTTGAATGCACGGGGTTGCGAAGGAATAACCGATCATGGGATTGAGTACCTTGCCAAAAATTGCACAAAACTGAAATCCCTAGATATTGGGAAGTGTCCATTAGTTTCGGATGCAGGCATGGAGTTTTTAGCATTGAACTGTTACAACCTGAAGCGACTTAGTCTTAAGTCGTGCGAGAGCATCACTGGCCGTGGTTTAAAGATTGTCGCCGCCAACTGCTTTGAGCTTCAGATGTTGAACGTACAGGACTGTGACatctctgttgaggcattgcGGTTTGTCAAACGCCATTGCAAAAGATGTATTATAGAACACACCAATCCAGCCTTCTTCTGA